The DNA window AGACGCTCTACGGTCGAGGCCGCGACTGGCCTTTCACCTACGACGAACTCGAGCCGTACTACAGCCGCGCGGAATACGCGCTGGGCGTCAGCGGCGTCGACGATGAGGACCAGGGCGGCAACGGCGGCGCACCCTTCCCGCCGCGCAGCAAGCCGTATCCGATGAAGGGTCTGCCGAACAGCTACTTCTTCAACCGGGCGACCGAATTGCTCGGCGCGGGCGGCTACCATCCGATCAGCGAGCCGAATGGCCGCGCCACCCGTCCTTACGGCAACCGGCCGGTTTGCGCGGGCAACAACAATTGCAACCCGGTGTGCCCGATCGGCGCGAAGTACGACGGCTCGATGCATATCGACGACGCCGAAAAACACGGCGCGAAAGTGCTCGAAAGCTCGGTGGTTTATCACATCGAGGTCGGCGCCGATAAGAAGATCAGCGCGATTCTGTACAAGCAGCCGGACGGCACGTCACACCGGCTGACCGCGCGCTATTTCGTGCTGGCCGCGCATGCGATCGAGTCGCCGAAGCTGCTGCTGATGTCCACGTCCGCCGATTATCCGAACGGCGTCGCGAACTCGTCCGATATGGTTGGCCGCAACCTGATGGACAACACCGGCATCAGCATGAGCATGCTCGCGCGCGAAGACATGTGGCCTGGTCAGGGGCCGACCGAATTGCTGATCTACATGAACTATCGCGACGGCGCGTTCCGCAAGGACTTCCCCAGCTATAAAACCAAGGTGCGCAATACCGTCCCGACCGCGCAACTCACGTCGAAGCTGATTGCAAAAGGTGTGCTGGGCAGCAAGCTCGACGAACAGATCCGCCTGCATTCCGCGCGCGACATGAACTGGGCGGTCGACTTCGAAATGTTGCCGCTGCCGCAGAATCGCGTGACACCCAGCAAGACCAAGACCGATGCGCTGGGCTTGCCGGTGCCGTCCATCTACTACAGCGTCGACGATTACTGGAATGCC is part of the Paraburkholderia fungorum genome and encodes:
- a CDS encoding GMC family oxidoreductase; protein product: MSNFDADVIVIGSGVMGGLVASSLAREGKSVIVLEAGPRVKRADVVETFRNAPVKLSLANMKLQGGGSPFPSMPYAPSTYGDYLQQTGPVPYKTAYLRVVGGTTWHFGSALWRMIPNDFKLQTLYGRGRDWPFTYDELEPYYSRAEYALGVSGVDDEDQGGNGGAPFPPRSKPYPMKGLPNSYFFNRATELLGAGGYHPISEPNGRATRPYGNRPVCAGNNNCNPVCPIGAKYDGSMHIDDAEKHGAKVLESSVVYHIEVGADKKISAILYKQPDGTSHRLTARYFVLAAHAIESPKLLLMSTSADYPNGVANSSDMVGRNLMDNTGISMSMLAREDMWPGQGPTELLIYMNYRDGAFRKDFPSYKTKVRNTVPTAQLTSKLIAKGVLGSKLDEQIRLHSARDMNWAVDFEMLPLPQNRVTPSKTKTDALGLPVPSIYYSVDDYWNAGRDFAVKDLQRMASYLNADVTATDVNHQNRQHIMGTTIMGSDPRNSVVDADCRAHDHQNLFIAGCSVMPAVGCVNPTLTGAALSIRVADTLLKEI